Genomic DNA from Sporosarcina sp. ANT_H38:
TGTATTTATACGGTAATAGAAGATGGTAGATTTGTTAATGGTGAGAAAGATATTGATCATGAAGTAGGGGACAGTCTTTTAAAGATAGCAAAGGAAAATGGATATGAATTAATAGGTAAGGCTTATATTAACATACTGTTGACTACATATGAAGAGACCCTGGAACGTGTGTTTTTAGAAATGTATGCGCCAATAAAATAATAAATAAGGCCTTGAGCTAGGGGTAACCCACAGGTTTAGAGTGGAGTTGTACGTAACTTTTACTAGCAACTTCATTTTAAGGAGTGGGTTATGATGACAAAAAAATTAATAGAATTCAAGAATGTGACGAAGGAATACAAGTTAGGTGACGTATCCATTAAAGCGTTAGATGGTGTGGATTTTTCCATCTACGAGGGAGAATTCGTCGTTATTCTAGGGGCAAGTGGTGCTGGAAAAAGTACCATTTTAAATATCCTTGGAGGGATGGACCTTGCCTCATCAGGAGAAGTATTTGTAAATGGAAATAACATTACCCAATATGATGACAAAAAATTAACGACATTTCGAGCGGAAGAAGTAGGCTTTGTATTTCAATTTTATAATTTAATTCCTAACCTAACTGCACTGGAAAATGTAGAATTTGCTTCTGAAGTGTGTAAGGATCATCTAAATGCAAAAGAAGTATTGGAAAAGGTTGGACTTGGTGAACGTAAGAATAACTTTCCTTCACAGCTTTCTGGAGGAGAACAACAAAGAGTTGCGATCGCTCGTGCTGTTGCTAAGAATCCCTTACTCTTACTTTGTGATGAGCCGACCGGTGCATTGGACTATAATACTGGAAAATCAGTACTGAAACTTCTACAAGATTTGAACAAAGAAACGCAGAAATGTATTGTCTTAATTACCCATAACACCGCCATCGCCCCAATTGCTAATCGGGTTATTAAAGTGAAAAGTGGGAAAATAGATGAAATCATTACCAATGCTGAAACACAAAGCATAGAGGGGCTTGAATGGTAATGAAGAAATTGTATTTAAAATTGTTAAGGGATATTCGGGAATCAAAGGGGCAGTTTTTAGCCATTATCCTCGTTATCGCAGTAGGTGCCTTCTTTTATGCTGGACTGATTACGATAAGCAGTGACCTAAGTGCTTATATGGAAGATTATTTCGAAGAACATAATTTAGCGGATTTCAATGTCCATTACAGCGAGATTACAGACAGTGAATTATCTAACCTCGAAGAGATTGAAGGGATTAATAAAGTAGAAGCAAGATATACATTTGATGCGAATCAGGCGTTTGATGACTATAAAGCGTCCTTAACAATACATACCATTCCACAAAATAACGAAATCAACACCATTGCTGTTACAGATGGTAGTATACCATCAAATAAGGAAGAAATTCTGTTAGATACCCGCTACGGGGAAGTGCATCAATATACGGTTGGCGATCACATTAGCGTAGATACAAATGAAGGCAGTTTTGATTTTGTTATTAGTGGTTTCGGTGAGAACGTGGAACATGCATTTAACATTGAGGACCCATCGCTTGTCTTACCTGACCATCAAACCTATGGTATAGCTTATATTCATGAGGATAGAATAGCGGAAATTGCTGATGGCTTTTATTACAATGAATTGCTTGTAGACGCAGAAGAAGGACATAATAGCGGTGTAATTAGTGAGGCCATTGAAGATTACTCACAGGAGCTTGCTTATCTGTACCAAGTAAATAAAGATAGATCGGTCAGTTATTCTGCCGTAAATGTAACCATAAATAATAATAGATTGATGAGTACTGTTTCTCCTCTAATCCTGTTTATGGTTGCGGCTGTGATTATTTTTCTTACCATGTCAAGGGTGATCGACTCCCAAAGAAATCAAATTGGTATTATGAAGGCATTGGGTGTAAAAGACAGTAAAATTTTACTACATTATATGGGATATCCTGTTTTGGTAGGTATTATTGGGTCGGTTTTAGGATGGGGCATTACAGCTGTCACACTTGTTAACCTACTCAATTCGGTTATCGAACAAACCTATTCCTTGCCAAACTTTAGCTTGTCCATTTCATTTTATACCATCTTTCCGCCGGTTGTAGTTTCGATCGTTTTCGGGGTAATTGCATGCTTGTTTAGTGGAAGAAGTATATTGAAGGAACGAGCAGCACAGGCATTACGTCCAAAACCTCCAAAGAAAATGAAGAAAACACTCGTAGAAAGAATTCCTGGTTTATGGAGGAAATTAACATACGGCGATAAGCTGATCTTAAGAAATATTTTTCTAAAACCGAAAAAGGCAATGGCAAGTTCAGTTGGGGTGATTGTTTGTGTGATCCTTTTAATCACAGCTTTTGGCTTTGAAACCTCGATGCAAACCATTGCTTCTCAGATTAATAACGTTTATAAATACGATTTAAAAGTGGACTATAAAGAAGCGTTAGCCGGGGACAATATCAACGTCCCAGCTGAGGTTGAAGCGTATTATTCACAATCTACTATTCCCATTGAGTTTGTCGACTTCCCTGACGAGAATAATGCATCTTTAATTGTTACGGAAAAGGAAAATAAGCTTATTGAATTTTTTGATGAACAGAATAACCCAATAGCTTTAGATAATACGGGAGTGTTCGTTCCACAGTCCTATGCAGATGAATACGGTATATCAGTAGGAGATACCATTAAAATGAAGTTAATTGCTCCCGAACTGAAAGGACAAACAATTGACATGAAGGTTGCAGAAATATCGACACAATATACCAATCCATCCTTTTACAGTACACCAGCGTATATAAATAGTCTTGGTGTTGATTACAAACCAACTTCCCTATTGGTTCAATTAAACAGTGAGGCAGATAGAAGCCGTGTGCAAAAATATTTTGAAGAGGACCCGCTTGTGGATGCGATTTCTGACAGGGGTGACTTAAATAAAGCAGTGGACAATATGATTGAACAAAATAATCCCGTCTTCATCATGTTTATTGTTTGTGCAGTTATATTATCTTTTGGTGCCATGTTTACCATATCCTCAATTAATATATATGAGCGTACACGTGAGCTTGCGACATTAAAGGTGTTAGGCTATCAGAAGAATAAGATAAACAGAATTATTTTTGTGGAAAATAACATCCTAACGACATTTGCAGTAATTGTTGCGCTACCAATAAGTGGTTATATGTACAGACTAGTTGTCCAAGCATTATCCAGCACCAATCAACAGATTCCGGAAAGGTTGGGATTCGTTACGATAGGGTTGGCGATCGTCCTTACATTTGTATTGACGATTATATCGAATTTATTACTTAGAAGAAAAGTAAATCGAATCGATATGATTGAATCGTTGAAGAGTGTTGAATAGGATTTAAATCGCTTCCAAAAATAAACTTGTAAGCCTCCATCCTTGGTAGAAATGTATTTAATGTTCGCTAGAATTTTGTAAAGAGGCTGGGTCGGGAAACCATCTATTGTTAAGCTAGCATAGAATTTGTGTGTATAAAGTGGAGTGCAGGTCACCGGTATCTTTAGAACAAATCGAGGATGTTGATTGAAGACAAACAGCTGCCGACGTATATAGTGGCTTATGTCGATAAGAAATCCCGATATGTATTTCGTTCAGACATATACTTTGATTGGGAAAAGAGATTGGATGAAATTGAAGCAGAAACAGAAACAGAAACAAAACTTTAGAAGGGTGATATTTGAACTGCTTCTCTCAAAAAAAACGATCTCTTTGGGGTATATGGTGCTGCTCCGATGAAGCCTCTGTAATGTAGACTCATCGGTTTTGCCGCAGCCTTGTTATAAATATCTGTTAATAAATTCTTGCTTTTAAACCAGACTTCATTTATATTAAAAGAGACTGAACGGTATCTTTTTTGGAGGGTGAAAATGAAAAAAGGTGAATTAACAAGGCGTACTATTATTCGGAAATCAGCCGCGATTTTTAATAAAAAAGGGTATATGACAACATCGATGAGTGACATTATTCAAGAAACGAATATTCAAAAGGGGGGGATATATCGACACTTTAAGGATAAAGAGCAGCTGATGGTCGAGTCCTTTCATTTTTCTACTGAAATAATGAGGAATCATTTAATGACGAGTGTTTCACAACACGAGCGTGCAACAGACAAATTAAACGCATTTGTGGAGGCTTTTTTCCAATTAAGTGAAGGAAAACCGATAGTAGGTGGGTGTCCTATTTTTAATGCAGCCATAGAAATGGATGATTTAGAAGGAAGTGCATTATTGCCATCGATTAATGAGGCAATGGATCTGATGATAAATTGGATGGTGAAGATTATAGAGGATGGTATTAGGCATCAGGAGTTGAAGCAGTCCTTACAGGCATATGATTCTGCGATATATATTGTGTCAACACTTGAAGGTGGACTCGTATTAGATCGATTAAAGAATGATGGGCAATTAACGAAGATCATAATAAATAATTTGAAGCAATATATTTCAATGATTGCTACTGAGCGGCGGTAAAGCCGTCTTTTTTACAACATAAAAGAGACTGATCGGTATCTTTTAGGGGGGCTTATTATGAAATATTTAATATTCATCGCTTTCTTAGTAATAATTTTATTATTGAGGAACTATATCATTCGTCATATTTTTACTCCGAAACTGAAAGAGGATAAAAAATACCCGAATTCGGCTTATGAAGACATTGAAATTAAGCTTGGTATTGGGACAATTCGAGGATGGCTTATTAAAAGTGAGAAGGCAAGAGGTTGCTTTCTATTGGTACACGGTTGGAACTCTACTAAATCAGACATGTTACGATATGCCGATCCCCTTTTAGCTAGCGGGTATGACGTAATAATTGTGGATGTTCTTGGTCATGGGCAAAGTGATTCTATACAAAAACAAGTGAGTATTGAATCGTTTGTCCGAAGTATAACTTCAACGATTGATTATGTGTGTGAAAGGCCAGATATTAATAGTCATGCGATCTATGTGTTAGGGCATTCAATGGGAGGGATAGCTGCAAGTATTGTGAATTCCACAGACTTGAGGATACAAGCACTTATTACCGATTCAATGCCTACATCATTAAATAGTATTAGCAAATCAATGGCTGAGAAAATAACGCTACCTTATATTCCTGTTGGTTGGCTATTTGTCAGTTGGTTTTTATTACGAGGAGGTGTTTTTTTAAAAGCTAGAAGAGAATGGTGTCTAGAAAATATATTGAAAAACCAAAAGTCCCCAGCTCTTGCCATACACTCTATTCAGGACAAGAAAGTGCCGATTTCAAATGTGGATGTCCTATTAAATGATAGCAACTTTGAACAAGTAATTAAGGTTGCGACAAATGGTCACCATAATTGTGTGAAAGATGAACATTTTTGGGATAACATTTTTCATTTTATAGCAAGCAATAAGGGGGATATAGTAGATGAAATATATTGATACGCTTGTGATTGGTGCAGGTCCAGGAGGATATGTGGCGGCAATTCGCGCTGCTCAAATAGGGCAAAATGTAACGCTTGTAGAGAGAGAGTATTTAGGTGGAGTTTGTGCAAATGTCGGTTGTATACCATCAAAAGTGCTGATCTCAGTTGGTCACCGTTTTGAGCAAGCAAAGCATTCAGATGATATGGGTGTTGTTGTAAAAGAAGTGAAACTTGACTGGACAAAAATGCAAGAATTCAAAAAAGGGGTAGTTACTAAATTAGTAGGCGGTGTTGAAGGTCTATTAAAGGGCAATAAAATCGACACCGTGAAGGGGGAAGCATACTTCGTAGATGCAAACACTGTACGTGTAATCGATGGCGACAACGCGCAAACCTACACATTCAAAAATGCAATCCTTGCAACGGGTTCTCGTCCTGTTGAAATTCCAACATTCAAATTCACTGAACGCATTATCAACTCCACTGGTGCACTGTCTTTACCAGAAGTACCAGAAAAGTTAGTTGTCATCGGTGGTGGTTACATCGGTACTGAGCTAGGTTCTGCCTAC
This window encodes:
- a CDS encoding ABC transporter ATP-binding protein, with translation MTKKLIEFKNVTKEYKLGDVSIKALDGVDFSIYEGEFVVILGASGAGKSTILNILGGMDLASSGEVFVNGNNITQYDDKKLTTFRAEEVGFVFQFYNLIPNLTALENVEFASEVCKDHLNAKEVLEKVGLGERKNNFPSQLSGGEQQRVAIARAVAKNPLLLLCDEPTGALDYNTGKSVLKLLQDLNKETQKCIVLITHNTAIAPIANRVIKVKSGKIDEIITNAETQSIEGLEW
- a CDS encoding ABC transporter permease: MKKLYLKLLRDIRESKGQFLAIILVIAVGAFFYAGLITISSDLSAYMEDYFEEHNLADFNVHYSEITDSELSNLEEIEGINKVEARYTFDANQAFDDYKASLTIHTIPQNNEINTIAVTDGSIPSNKEEILLDTRYGEVHQYTVGDHISVDTNEGSFDFVISGFGENVEHAFNIEDPSLVLPDHQTYGIAYIHEDRIAEIADGFYYNELLVDAEEGHNSGVISEAIEDYSQELAYLYQVNKDRSVSYSAVNVTINNNRLMSTVSPLILFMVAAVIIFLTMSRVIDSQRNQIGIMKALGVKDSKILLHYMGYPVLVGIIGSVLGWGITAVTLVNLLNSVIEQTYSLPNFSLSISFYTIFPPVVVSIVFGVIACLFSGRSILKERAAQALRPKPPKKMKKTLVERIPGLWRKLTYGDKLILRNIFLKPKKAMASSVGVIVCVILLITAFGFETSMQTIASQINNVYKYDLKVDYKEALAGDNINVPAEVEAYYSQSTIPIEFVDFPDENNASLIVTEKENKLIEFFDEQNNPIALDNTGVFVPQSYADEYGISVGDTIKMKLIAPELKGQTIDMKVAEISTQYTNPSFYSTPAYINSLGVDYKPTSLLVQLNSEADRSRVQKYFEEDPLVDAISDRGDLNKAVDNMIEQNNPVFIMFIVCAVILSFGAMFTISSINIYERTRELATLKVLGYQKNKINRIIFVENNILTTFAVIVALPISGYMYRLVVQALSSTNQQIPERLGFVTIGLAIVLTFVLTIISNLLLRRKVNRIDMIESLKSVE
- a CDS encoding TetR/AcrR family transcriptional regulator — translated: MKKGELTRRTIIRKSAAIFNKKGYMTTSMSDIIQETNIQKGGIYRHFKDKEQLMVESFHFSTEIMRNHLMTSVSQHERATDKLNAFVEAFFQLSEGKPIVGGCPIFNAAIEMDDLEGSALLPSINEAMDLMINWMVKIIEDGIRHQELKQSLQAYDSAIYIVSTLEGGLVLDRLKNDGQLTKIIINNLKQYISMIATERR
- a CDS encoding alpha/beta hydrolase, whose amino-acid sequence is MKYLIFIAFLVIILLLRNYIIRHIFTPKLKEDKKYPNSAYEDIEIKLGIGTIRGWLIKSEKARGCFLLVHGWNSTKSDMLRYADPLLASGYDVIIVDVLGHGQSDSIQKQVSIESFVRSITSTIDYVCERPDINSHAIYVLGHSMGGIAASIVNSTDLRIQALITDSMPTSLNSISKSMAEKITLPYIPVGWLFVSWFLLRGGVFLKARREWCLENILKNQKSPALAIHSIQDKKVPISNVDVLLNDSNFEQVIKVATNGHHNCVKDEHFWDNIFHFIASNKGDIVDEIY